GGCATCTCCATGATTTTCTACCACCGTTATAATATCTGGATTGCGACGCAGGAGCTCTTCTAACTCAATACTTACATAGCCCTCAAGGTCTGAAGCAGCGTTTTTGCCACCCGCTTTTTCGATGAGTTCATCAATGAAGGTACCTTTGCCCGCTGTCCAGATAGGTTGGTGCCAAATCAGGTGGAACACCAGAGGTTTTTGGACTTCCGTCATTCCAGCTGTTTTTTCTTCCACCCTTTTTATGCGCTCTCTAAGGCTATGTACCAATGCTTCCCCTTTTTCTTCCACGCCACATATTTTGGCTAATTTTTCCAGGTCAGAGAGGATTTCTTCCATGTTTTGGGGATTAACCAGGTATACCGCAATTCCCAATTCTTCCAGCCTGGTAAGCAATTCCTGGGGATTCAAGGAAGATGCCACCACTAAGTCGGGTTGCAAAGAGAGTAGTTTTTCGAGTTCCACTTCGGTTATGGTGCCCACTTTTTCTTTGTTCAATGCTTCTTGAGGAAAGTTGCAATAGGTAGTCACGCCCACTATTTTTTGAGATAAAGAGAGGGCGAAAAGCATCTCAGTGCAGGAGGGAGCAAGAGAGACAATCCTTGCTGGTGGCTGAGCAAGTTCAACCTGCTGTCCCCGGTCATCGGTTACACTGAGCCCAAATGCAATGTTTGC
This portion of the Thermatribacter velox genome encodes:
- a CDS encoding ABC transporter substrate-binding protein, whose translation is MYKRLKIFTVFFALSVLLFANIAFGLSVTDDRGQQVELAQPPARIVSLAPSCTEMLFALSLSQKIVGVTTYCNFPQEALNKEKVGTITEVELEKLLSLQPDLVVASSLNPQELLTRLEELGIAVYLVNPQNMEEILSDLEKLAKICGVEEKGEALVHSLRERIKRVEEKTAGMTEVQKPLVFHLIWHQPIWTAGKGTFIDELIEKAGGKNAASDLEGYVSIELEELLRRNPDIITVVENHGDAQNLPYQFLLQDQRLQTLKAVKEGRVARVDSDIVSRPGPRIVQALEIFAKIIHPEIFGEYRFEDYEIQSQTATQDN